One genomic region from Sphingobacterium sp. UGAL515B_05 encodes:
- the prfH gene encoding peptide chain release factor H has protein sequence MKERYLQISSGRGPKECNMAVRLVVDRISFEGSRIGVEVTEIETEEVDGLPCSLIVRLRGKDIDQLIDHWIGTVCWVCKSPFRPLHKRKNWFVEVKTYHLCEKEKALDVKDVYFQTMRSSGAGGQHVNKVSSGVRATHAPTGISVQVMDTRSQLQNKEIAMLRLAARLRDLESVELNTAKEQKWKNQIEVTRGQAKRVFVGRNFVEK, from the coding sequence ATGAAAGAAAGGTATTTACAAATTTCTTCAGGACGAGGTCCTAAGGAATGTAATATGGCCGTTAGGTTAGTAGTCGATAGAATCTCTTTTGAAGGGAGTAGAATAGGAGTTGAAGTTACGGAAATAGAAACAGAAGAAGTTGATGGACTTCCTTGTTCGTTAATCGTCAGATTGAGAGGAAAAGATATAGATCAATTGATTGATCATTGGATTGGTACAGTCTGTTGGGTGTGTAAAAGCCCTTTTCGTCCTTTACACAAACGGAAGAATTGGTTTGTCGAAGTTAAAACGTATCATCTGTGTGAAAAGGAAAAGGCGTTGGATGTGAAGGATGTATATTTCCAAACGATGCGAAGTAGCGGTGCAGGTGGACAGCATGTCAATAAAGTAAGTTCTGGCGTTAGAGCGACGCATGCTCCGACAGGAATAAGTGTTCAGGTGATGGATACGAGATCACAATTGCAGAATAAAGAGATCGCAATGCTGCGCTTGGCTGCACGTCTGCGGGATTTGGAAAGCGTTGAGTTAAATACGGCCAAAGAACAAAAATGGAAAAACCAAATCGAGGTGACTCGAGGACAGGCGAAACGGGTCTTTGTTGGACGTAATTTTGTCGAAAAATAA
- the prpB gene encoding methylisocitrate lyase translates to MIKSPGFLFKEAIKNEKPLQIVGAINANHALLAEQAGFKAIYLSGGGVAAGSLGIPDLGIITLQDVLIDVDRITNVCKLPLLVDIDTGFGPSAFNVARTIKSLIKVGAAAVHMEDQVGAKRCGHRPGKELVSRSEMVDRLKAAVDARTDEHFAIGARTDALASEGLELALERAVAYKEAGADFIFAEAVHHLEQYVQFSAATGLPVLANITEFGQTPLFSLNELRQADVSIVLYPLSAFRAANKAATNVYRHIREDGGQLNVIDDMQTRAELYRSIDYYAYENRLDQLFNK, encoded by the coding sequence ATGATAAAATCCCCTGGCTTCCTTTTTAAGGAAGCGATCAAGAATGAAAAACCATTACAAATTGTTGGAGCGATTAATGCTAATCATGCGCTTTTGGCTGAACAGGCTGGTTTTAAAGCTATTTATCTTTCCGGAGGTGGTGTTGCAGCAGGTTCACTTGGAATTCCAGATCTTGGGATAATAACACTTCAGGATGTTTTGATTGATGTGGATCGCATTACAAATGTGTGTAAGCTTCCTTTGCTGGTGGATATTGATACTGGCTTCGGTCCTTCGGCATTCAATGTGGCACGTACAATAAAGTCTTTAATTAAAGTGGGCGCGGCGGCAGTTCACATGGAGGATCAGGTGGGGGCTAAACGTTGTGGTCACCGGCCTGGGAAAGAGCTCGTTTCTCGATCTGAAATGGTTGACCGCCTAAAGGCGGCGGTGGATGCACGAACGGATGAGCATTTTGCCATTGGTGCACGTACAGATGCACTTGCTTCTGAAGGCCTTGAACTTGCTTTGGAAAGAGCGGTGGCTTATAAAGAAGCTGGAGCGGACTTTATTTTTGCTGAAGCGGTACATCATCTGGAGCAATACGTTCAATTTAGTGCGGCAACTGGCCTTCCTGTTTTGGCGAATATCACCGAATTTGGACAAACACCGTTGTTTAGCCTAAATGAACTACGTCAAGCCGATGTTTCTATTGTCCTTTATCCGCTATCTGCTTTCCGCGCAGCTAATAAAGCGGCTACAAATGTTTATCGTCACATTCGGGAAGACGGTGGGCAGCTTAATGTGATCGACGACATGCAGACGAGAGCAGAGTTATACAGAAGTATCGATTATTATGCCTATGAAAATCGATTGGATCAATTGTTTAACAAATAA